The Candidatus Hydrogenedens sp. genome has a window encoding:
- the frr gene encoding ribosome recycling factor, which translates to MPHPLIKEAEQKMDKSVESFQQELSGFRTGRANPALLDVVHVDAYGSKMKINQLGNVTVPDAHLIVIDLWDKSIIGAVEKAIMASPLGVTPSNDGRLIRIPIPPLSEERRKELIKVAHKIAEEARVAVRNIRRSIIESLKKEEKDGKITEDDLHRFSDDVQKLTDKHIEKIDQILKAKEKDILEG; encoded by the coding sequence ATGCCACACCCACTCATTAAAGAAGCTGAACAGAAGATGGATAAAAGTGTGGAAAGTTTTCAACAGGAACTTTCTGGTTTTCGCACAGGTAGAGCTAATCCAGCGTTGTTAGATGTAGTGCATGTTGATGCATATGGCAGTAAAATGAAGATTAACCAATTAGGAAATGTCACTGTACCCGATGCCCATCTTATTGTTATAGACCTTTGGGATAAGTCCATTATTGGTGCTGTTGAAAAAGCGATTATGGCATCACCTTTGGGAGTAACTCCGTCTAATGATGGTAGATTGATTCGCATCCCTATTCCGCCATTGAGTGAAGAACGACGTAAAGAGCTTATAAAAGTTGCTCATAAAATAGCAGAAGAGGCTCGCGTTGCAGTTCGAAATATCCGCCGAAGTATTATAGAGTCTTTGAAGAAGGAAGAGAAAGACGGAAAGATTACAGAAGATGATTTACATCGTTTTTCAGATGATGTACAAAAACTTACCGATAAACATATCGAAAAAATTGACCAGATATTAAAAGCCAAAGAGAAAGATATACTGGAAGGGTAA